A window of Onychomys torridus chromosome 15, mOncTor1.1, whole genome shotgun sequence genomic DNA:
GTCATGGCCACCCAAGGGCACTTGCGCACACTTCCTGACTGGTCACCCCATGTGGCCACTCCAGGTCTGTCCTCtgggtgctctgtgtgtgtggcaCTCCCGGCTACTCAATTCATTAATCACCCAAATGCCACTCTTTGTGGCTGTTGACACTCCTGATACCCACAAATAAACTGTCTTAAGCAGAGAGTGTTCCCTGGAGGTCAGGTAGGCACAAGATGAAGTCCTCTATGCCATGTTAGATGCACATCTAGATAAAGTATCCCCCTTGTGCCTCATGGGTTAGTAGAGACATAATTGGGACTCCTTAGGGGTCAGGCACCTAGGTGAGGTTCAGCTTTCAGGGCTGTGCTGGGCAGGGTCTGaagcttgtgttttctttgacttttggGAATGGATTTGTGGGTTGGGTAGGAAAGGACCGAAAGCCAAGACACCTGTCTTTACTGGTCATTTGGCACCTCCTTTGAGGTCAAAAGCCTCCAGCCTCAGGCTCAGCATGCTGGAGAACCTCGGGGCACACATTTCCTAAAAGAACTATCTTTCTTTGCAGACAATGCTGACTGCCATATCCATGAGTGCCATCGCTACCAACGGTGTGGTCCCAGGTGAGGGTGCTGGCGCCTGTGGATCTTGGGTTGGTTTATTGATGTTTGCACAGTACAGAGCTACACGTGTGTGGTTGTGTTCCTGCCCCAGGCTCATGGTGACAGTGACACTAATTGTTTGCTTCAGAATGGCACTGGGGTATTATGCTGCCCGTGGAGAGAAGAGAGTGGCCCTCTCCCCAGAGGCCCTGCTGTAGACACACCATGTGCCTGGCCTCTGTTGTGAGGACAGAAACCACGTCCTAGAGATGGACACAAAGCTCTATGGAGTGCAGGCTCTTCTGAAACTATGTACCCCTGTAGTTAGTGGTGATACTCGCAAGCACCCCTGCTTTGTCCTCAGCATAACAGAGTTGGCAGACCTGTGCCAGTGTCTCTCCTGTAATCGTCTGAAGGCAGCAGGTTTTTCTGAAGACAGATGAGGTACTATACCTGCCTGTATCAGACAGTTCTCATCACATCACAGCTACACTGTGCCCACGGGCAGGGTAGATATGAACTCATTGCCTAAGGCTTCCTAGCGGTTCTGTTTTGAAGGAAGACTAAAGCTGCTTGTCCCTTCATGGGAACACATCTTTTTGCATGAATGCTCAATGTTCATAGTGAATGGCACTTCCTGACCCATGTTTTCCTTGGGCTGTCTTTACAGCGGGAGGATCATACTACATGATCTCTCGTTCACTGGGGCCTGAGTTTGGAGGGGCTGTTGGCCTCTGCTTCTACCTGGGCACGACGTTTGCAGGTGCCATGTACATCCTGGGTACCATCGAGATCTTCCTGGTGAGTTCATCTGTGGAAGTCTTCCTTACCCAGGCACTTTGCCTGTGAGCCCATTTGTGCTCTTCCCTCTGACTGTCCTCTACCCTGCTGCTCTGGACATCTGGGCTCTCAAAGCTGCTATCTGAGGGTCTGGGTTCTTGATGGGTGAGACCTCATAGTCTGCTCTCTTAGGAGACATGGGCTTATATAACTCCTTGAGCAGGACTCTAGCCCTTGAAGGCAAAGCAGGCCTGCTCAGCACTGGCCCCTATAGCCTGGCACACGACTCCCTTTGCAGAGGACTTCTTTCCCTGCATTGAAGTTGGGCTTGTGCTCAGTGTCAGTGGGCTTTGTAGCATAAGTGCCTGCTTGTagtctacccccacccccccccacactctCCATACAGTATGGTCAGCCTTGGAGACTGTATATCCTCTGTGAGCCCTGAAGTTGAAGGTCCCAGGTTGGAATAAGGCAATGGCTGAACCTTGACCTATCTCACAGAAGCCTGGGGAATTTATTCTCTGTACTAATTCTTTTCcagttgctatgatgaaataactattacaaaagcaacttaagggaaggtTTATCTTGGCTTTCAGTTTGAGGGTGCTGTTCATCATGACCAGGAAATTACCAAGGGCGGAGCtcaaagcagctggtcacattgtttcAGCAGCCAGGAAGAAGATGAATCTTGGTGTTCAGATAGCCTTTATCTTTTCATGCAGTTCAAAAGTCCCAACCCAGGGGATGGTGCTACCCACTTTTAGAATGGGTCTTTCCACCtttaattaatttaagataatatCTCACTGTTATGGACAGAAGCTAATCTAATATGGATCACAGGTGCCCCAGAGGTTTTTCTCCTAAGTGATCCTAAATCCTATCAGTTGATAATAAATCCTAACCTTTACTATAACCGTCCCCATGGagtttgctcttttttctttggtGCCCAGGCATCCCAGAGCCTGCAGGGAAGACTTCCCATGCTAAGAAAGGCTTCCTGGGGGCAAATGTATATTCTAGTTTGGGGAGTCTGGGCTGAGACCTAGGACTCCATGTCCCCTGAGGGTCTTGTGCTGCAGACTAAGTGGGAGGCCCTGGATTTTCATGCCCATTCCTAGGGTCTGGTTGGTCTCTAAGGTAGAGAGCCTTGAAGGACACACTAGCTACTTGGTGGTTCTCTGGAGAGTGTGCTCAGCAGTCAGCAGGCATTAGTGAAAACAGAGGAGCTGCCCTGGGTTCTGCTGCGGCTGTTGGCAGGAGTCCCTAGCCCCTTACCACAAGGGTTCTCCCCTGCCTGTGATAACCTGGCCAGAGCAGGTTGGCCACTAAGATAGCACACTAAAGTTAGCTGGCAGCTTTCCTTTCCGAAGGCGCCAGTCTCCTGTTCTGCTGGCTACAGTCTGGCTCTGGCGGTCTGAGGGAACTGGACAGGGAACGGTTGCGGGCCTGGCAGTGCCCGGGTCCATCTTGAACACAAGTGCTGACAGTGGCCTCAGTTCCGACAGGCTTTCTTTGCCAGTGTCAGGGAAGAAGCCAATGTGAAGTCAAGACTGGGCGAGTTCCTGGCAGGACCTTCTTCACTGAGCTGCCTTATTCCCACAGACCTACATCTCTCCAAGTGCAGCCATCTTCCAGGCAGAGACCGCAGACGGCGAGGCGGCAGCACTGTTGAACAACATGCGTGTGTACGGTAGCTGTGCGCTGGCGTTCATGACCATTGTGGTCTTCGTTGGTGTCAAATATGTCAACAAGCTGGCACTGGTCTTCTTAGCCTGTGTTGTCCTTTCCATCCTGGCCATCTACGCTGGTGTCATCAAGACCGCTTTCGCCCCACCTGACATCCCGTGAGTCCCAGGCCATGGAGGGCCTTGATCTAGTGCTGGGCTCCTCTTGTGGAGCTCTTCCAGGGGCCGGGGCCTGGGCCTCCTGGTTCCCTCTCCTTTCAGACCCTTGGTTCTTCTCTAGGGAGGAACATGGAGGTGTCCTTGACAGTCAGTCATTCTGGGCTTCAGTGTGGTCTTGAGGAACTTTGGAGTGTCGGGTGGTCACAGTGCCCATGCAGCTGGTTCTGTGTACATCTCTGAGGACAGGAGGCCGGCGAAGGCTGTCCATACTTTAGGGTGACCAATGGCCCTGTGGACAATGTACtagttattttttgttgctgtgataaagtactgTGATTAGAAACAACCcatggaagaaagggtttatttgggtctACAGTTCTAGAGGGTAAGAGTCATCCTGCAGGGAGACGTGGCAGcaagacaggaagctgagagatctcACCTTCAACCTCAGACATGAAGCCCAGAAGCAAACGTGAACTCTCCGTCTGTCCCCAGTAACGGCAAGGCCATGTGTCCcgaacctccccaaacagtgccaccaactggggaccaagtgtcaaGTGTCTGAGCCCGTGAGAGACGTTCTCACTCAATCACCACCGTCAGATAGCCCAGCTTTTCCAATTTCTTGAGACCTGGCTTCCTCATCTTCACAGACACCCCTCAAATGGACTGGCTCTTAATCTGCTGTGGAACTGAGGAAGTTAAACAAGTGGCCAGGGTCATAGCGAGTGAATGAGCATGGACCAAGGGGTGGTCTGGGCATGTTGGGACTGACCATGGTTCTTGACCACGGCAATATGAGAGCCAAGGGGATGAAACCCCCAGAGCTATGGCTTTGCCATCTTTGTGGAGGATATGGCCACCTTCTTCCAGAATGGGTTGCCCCAGATAGGAGGAGGACAGCCCTGGCCAGTTGAGGGCCTGTATGTGAGATCAGTCCCAAGCTGTTGGAATCTGGCTTGATGCTGGCTCCTGACGTGTGGCCCTGCAGTCACGGGGATCTGGTACGTTAGAGCTGCTTGGGAGGCAGTGAGCCTCCCACTGAGTCAGCTGAGAAGAGTGTTGGAGCTGAACTCTGTCCTCTCCCTGCTCCAGGGTCTGTCTTCTCGGGAACCGCACACTGGCAAAACGCAGCTTTGAGACCTGTGCCAAAATGCAGGCTGTCAGCAATGGCACAGTGACCACTGCGCTCTGGCGCCTTTTCTGCAATGGCTCCAGCTTGAGTGCCACCTGTGATGAGTACTTTGTACAAAACAACGTCACTGAGATCCAGGGCATCCCTGGTGTGGCTAGTGGTGTCTTCCTGGGTAAGTGCTGGTGGGGAAGGCTATGGCCACTGCCCTGGGTGGTTTGAGGCTGCTCTTGGGGCCCTGGTTCTTCTTGCTTAGCCAGGTCATTGGGGTCCTGCCCAGCTAAACCCTAGACTGGAATGACCTTCTTAGCTGTTGCAAATCAGCTGGGCAAAGCCAGGCATtcagtctttgtttgtttgagacaaacaCTCACTGTACAGCCCAGCATGGCCTGGAAATTGCTATATAGCCCTGATTGGCCTAGCACCCTGACGACAGGGTTAGACTGCACTGTCCTTGTCATCACCTTCACATACTGGGATAACAAATAGGGGCGACTTCATCTTAGTGAGAAGGAACTGGTTATAGGGAGCCTGGACTCTTGACCTAGTAGTCCACCCTATGTGAGATTGGGGTTCTGTGTGCTCCCCAGTGGTGTGGTGTGATGTCAGTAGGCAGCTGAGGGCTGTGTCCGGGTGATGGGAGAGGAGCACATGGTCCCTCACTCACGGGTTCTGCTGGAGTCTCTGAGGTAAGCTCTCGGGAGGAAGCAACTCCCAAGAGGTCTCAAGGGAGGCAGTAAGAGCAAGTGGATGGAAGGCCACAGTTGCTGGCTGGAGGCCTCTTATATTCACAGTCCGTGCAAGACTGGGCCAGGCTGGACTGTAGTGGAGAGTGAAGGTTGAGGTTTGGAGGGAGCGGCTCCTTGCACTGGTCCTCACGACCCGAGTGTCCTTGATTGAAATCAGAGTCATGGAAGAGCAAGAGCCACCTGCAGTTGTGAGTGGTGATGCTGGGCAGTCCCAGCAGAGGGCGGAAGGATCCTGCTAGGAGGTCTGCTAGTCCAGCCTGTTCTTACTGCAGATAACTTGTGGAGCACATACTCGGACAAGGGGGCATTTGTGGAAAAGAAGGGTGTGTTCTCAGTGCCTGTGTCTGAGGAGAGCCGGCCTGGTGGGTTGCCATACGTCCTCACAGACATCATGACCTACTTCACCATGCTAGTTGGCATCTACTTCCCCTCCGTAACAGGTGAGGCTCCccgcctcccctccctctctgcctctgcctctgcctgcttccctgTGTATTCCCGCCACGACTGTCTTTCTTCGACTCTGTCCTTATGTCTTTCTGTTACTGTCTCTATGTCAGTCTctgttttctggtctctgtgtatatgtctctctGTCCTCAGAGAACATCTTCCCAGCAGGCAGTGGTGGGTGGTATTGGCCTGTCTACAGATGACTCTTCTGTGGGCAGCATCCTTTAAGTTTCCTGTCACTGTCACTCCTGTCTGTTCTGCAGGGATCATGGCAGGATCCAACCGCTCTGGGGACCTTAAAGATGCCCAAAAGTCCATCCCAACAGGGACCATTCTGGCCATCGTGACCACATCATTCATTTGTATCCTTAAAGGGGCACTGGCCAGAAGTGTTGAGCTCCAGCCCTATGCCCTTGTTCAGGTCCCTTCACTCACATCCCCATTGTACCCATCTGTGGTGCCCTTTCCAGATTTAGGTTCTGACCACAGCCTGCCCAACTTGTAGCTGTGCAGTCCTGTGTGATGTGTCATATTAAAACATGGCACCGGATCCCTGTTCTCTTGCGATTGTATTTGACACAGGTCCCTTTAAAATCTCAAGTGAGGACGAAGggttatagttcagtggtagagtgcttgtctagcatgcacaatgcCCTGGCTTCAAATGTCCAGTAAtaccaaaggaaaacaaatacaatacACCATTGGATTGGTCTGTTACACTAGTGCTATACAGCCTTGGTTGGGTGTAGTGTGGTATGTGGCATAAACACTGACCACAGGTGCTTTTGTGAAACTGGCATTCCAGGATCCCTGTCTCCTCCCAGCAGGGTGGTTGGGTCACCAACCAAGCAGTTTTTGAGTACCCTGTGGCTGCATTCTCTTAGCTAGACATATGTGAGGATAATATCCAGAGGACTGTGGGACAGGGTATGGGGATACCTTACCACTAGGCGATCCTGGGTACAGGGTTGGTTCAGGCCTGTGGGATGGGACCCACTGGCCAGCATGCATCTACCTGGAGCTTGCCCTCAGACTGTCCACTCCTTGACTTCAGCTCAGATCTTTCCTGCATAGTGCTGTTTGGGGCCTGCATTGAAGGTGTGGTCTTGCGAGATAAgtatgttggttttgtttttttttttactgcatgAACTTCCTGAGAGAGACTTCAGCTTTGAGATTAAATTATCCCTGGGCTTCACAGTTGTATATGAGCTAAAACCTCTTATCCAGTCACACTGCCGTTTGCCTGACTAAAGCATTGATGTGTTACTCCTTGAGCCTGACGCCTAAAGACTGCTGAGAAAAAAGCTGAGTCCAGATGAAGCAGGAGATGGGGAGTAGACACGGGTGTGAGAATGGGAGAGATGGGTGCTAGAGACCCCAGCACTGCTGCTGAGTCAGTGGAGTGACTGTTGTGGACCCTTCCTTCTTAGGGTACAAGTTTGTCAGAATCTCAGGGTTTTGGTGGGGGaagacttataaactgtatggtgaAGAAATATAGTACCACCAGATATAGATAAGACCTCTACAGAAATGGCAGTGACCAGCACCACCTTGGTATAAGCCAGGGCTTCCTGTTCCTCAGAGGATTCCAAGAGAACAATTTCATACCACCAAAGCCCCTACCGAGGGAGCTGCCAAGCTGGTTGGGTCCTCCTAGAGGGTTGGGCTTCTGTTATGGGTTCTTtaccttccttcttcctgagCCCAGAGGTTCACACTCAAATAGAGGACAGAgacacttttttttctgtcttcagatCACTTTTTGGAAGCTCTACTGACCACCTTCCCTGCTCATCTGTAGGTTTGGGGAGGCCCTGCAAGGGAACCTGGTCATTGGCATGCTGGCCTGGCCATCCCCCTGGGTTATCGTCATTGGCTCCTTCTTCTCCACCTGTGGTGCTGGCCTGCAGAGCCTGACTGGGGCACCCCGCCTGCTGCAGGCCATCGCCCGTGATGGCATCATTCCCTTCCTGCAGGTAAGTCCTCAAGCTGCAGCAGATGCTGCTGACTGCCCTGAGAAGAGACCTTGGAAGGTCAAGTTTGGGTGTGTAGTCCCTAAGAGTCTGTCCTACAGGGCTGGACCTATAGAACGAAGATTTGTCCTGCCTTTGGACTCTATACTGGTTATCTCTTGCACTAGCTGCTGGGCTGAGGGTACAGTCCCAGGGCATAGGCTGACTAGTGctatgaagcctttttctagtgGGCCATATTTGTCTATGTGACCTATTGAGGATGTGCCAAGGATGGTCCCACTGATCTTGACCAGGGACTTGGTATCCCTGGACCTGGCATCTACAGCTGAGACTGAAGTTCCTGGACTGAACTTAGAGGTGTAGGATGTAATGAGAGCCCTGGGATTATGGCTTTGAAGAGTCACCCCCCCAATGGCTTAAACCAAAAGAAGTTGTTTGCTAAACATTCTGGAGACTGGAGGTCTAGTGAGGCTACTgacctccatccatccatacatacagaTCATACAGAAGTGATCTGAAGACAGAAAgagtataaacaaacaaacatggaggTCCAGGTGTAGTAAAGCTGTCCCCTGAGCCTGTCTGTAtctgtttagttttcttttggGCCTGGCTTCATACAGCATGGTGACATGTGACTAAAGCTCGGTTTTTCTTGTCAGTCTTGAAAACTTCAGATGACACTACCTTATGGCTGTTCTCACCCAGGGTTAGGTTCTTCTTGCTTCAGCCCACTTATCTCTCTCCGTACTGCAGGTATTTGGCCATGGAAAGGCCAACGGGGAGCCCACGTGGGCCCTGCTGCTCACAGCCCTCATCTGTGAGACGGGTATTCTCATTGCCTCGCTGGACAGCGTGGCCCCCATCCTGTCCATGTGAGTAGCCTTCAAGGACATCAGGGTAGGGGGTATGAGGACTTGGCTACTGTTCCTTCCTGTTTGAACACAGCGTAAGGGATAGACATACAGGGCAGGTTCAGGGCACAGAAGGCCAGGTAGTTGTACTGTAGGCACACAGCTCTTGGGCCAGCCGAGGCCAGTGTGGTTTTACAGATAGCTGCTATGGTATGGGCAATGGCTACTTTTGTGCTTTATGGCCAGGGACAGTAGGGATTTGACTTGTTCCTTGGCTGCTGTGTGGAGGACCATAGAGGAGGCACCATTGTGTGGACAGAGAGGGTCTCCCTAGAAGGTGGTGAGCAGTGTGTGGTGGGGCATTGGCAAAATACTAAAGTGCTACTCTAGGTGGGCAGCGGCCTTACTGGACCTTCTGCTCCAGGTTCTTCCTCATGTGCTACATGTTCGTGAATCTGGCCTGTGCTGTACAGACCCTGCTGCGCACACCCAACTGGCGTCCGCGTTTCAAGTTCTACCACTGGTAAGGCCTGTGTGGATGTCCTGAGGGGCCCACAAGCCTGAGCACATGTAATGTGGCTGGACACATGCAATCTGTTCTGGAGGCTCCCTGTTGCTGGGCTTAAAACTGTTTTTGTGGCAGGAGCCCCAGTGAATTCCATGAGGTCATGGTCGTGTCCTGGCCTCTGAGCTTTAAGGGAAGTCTGACTTGTACTTGCTCTCCTGGATACACATGTAATTCTTGTGTCATTCTGGTCAAGTGGAAATGTAAAGACCCTAGGGCTGCCAGTCTTCTTTAAGGCCCTTCCCCACAGTGCTGGGGGTTGGATGGAGCCCGTTCTGTGTTCTGCTTTGGCTGCGGTGTCTTGTGCATCTCAGGAGGTGAACAGACGCCTACTGTCCTCAAGTTGCCACTTTGCTGTGCCACAGCTGAGTCCCTGGAAGGCATTTCGTGTTTCAGGGATGACTGAGTGACAGGCCTGATTGTCAAGGGTCAGGGGCTGATGTGTTGTTAAAGGAAGATTTTCATGATGGGGAAGTGCTATCTGTGAGGCAGTCTTCCAGGTGCCAGTTGGGGGCTGTATGGGCCTGGTCTGAGCTTCATGTCCACTAGGACCCTCTCCTTCCTTGGGATGAGTCTCTGCCTTGCCCTGATGTTCATCTGCTCCTGGTACTATGCCCTCTTCGCCATGCTCATCGCCGGCTGCATCTACAAGTACATTGAATACCGCGGGTGAGTGGTAGCCCCCCAGATAGCTGTGACTTCACCATactcctcatgcttacacagaaCCAGGGCAGTTGCTTGATCTGGGCCCTGCCTGGGGCATGAATCTGGGTGCTGTTTGATGAGGTCTTGTGGAGGTTAGACACCCTGTGAGGTCTGGGTGGACTGTGTCATCCCCTAGCCCCATCCAGGCTGACTTGCTCAGATATATGCTGATTTCCTGCCCAGGAACTATTGTGCAAATAGCTGGgcaggttttttttggtttgctttgtttgctgtttttaatTTCAGGTGTGTTCTAATTTATCAATGGATACATCTATGGCTGCATGTAGCAACTGTGACTGTTACAGCCTGTTTAAGGAATTTTATACTTTGTCAACAACACTGATATGGGAAGCCCATTGTAAaataacatgtacacacatgcacacaccccagaCAAAGGTGGCATGTTTCAGGAGCTACATTACATTTCAGAGTTCTATCCCCACAAACTTACCTTTGTCCTTTCCTGACTGTCCTGTCCCCGCCCTGGGCCTGGAGACCAATCTAGTTCAGGGTTTCCAAGTCATGGTCTTACCCTCATTCTTCCCTCTATTCCTGGTGGTCAGTCCCATAAAGCAGGACGTCCTGCTATTTGTACCTTTCCGTTTTACACAGTAGTCCCTGCCTGTCTTGGGAAGTCCTTTCCTGTCTCAGGTTTACAGACTCTGTGGCTGCCTCAGGAAGGCAAACATTCTTAGAGTGTTACCGAGACAAGGTGGCCTTCCTCTGCACCCACACAGGGCTGAGAAGGAGTGGGGTGACGGCATCCGGGGCCTGTCGCTGAATGCTGCCCGCTATGCCCTGCTGCGTGTGGAACATGGGCCCCCACATACCAAGAACTGGAGGTGAGTACATCCTACAGCCATAACGCCAAGATGGCAGGATAGAGCAAAGACCCCAGCCTGCTCACCAGTTAGTGCTGTCTCAGGAGCTTTTGCTTTTGGCCCCCTGGGGAGGGATCTGACAGGGACTCACTGCCTAAGAATGGGAGAATAGCCAGAGATGGGACCTGGACGTGGAACAAGCCACCAGCAGTATGGCCCGGAAGTATACTGCTCTAAGAGAATTGCCCCTGCCCTtgggacacctggagcttcaGACACAGGGCCTGCACCTGCCCTCCTGCTCACCCTGTCATCTCACCTGTCTTTCCCACCCCACCTGTTCttcctgtgctgtctgtctgcttcccatcccacctctgtCCCAGCTGGCTTGATGAGCACTGGAGCCCTGGCTGTATGTTGCCATTGTAACGCCTGTCCCTGCCCATCCTACCATAGGCCCCAGGTGTTGGTGATGCTGAACCTGGATTCTGAGCAGTGTGTGAAGCACCCCCGTCTGCTGTCCTTCACCTCGCAGCTGAAGGCAGGCAAAGGCCTGACCATCGTGGGTTCCGTGCTGGAGGGCACCTACTTAGACAAGCATGTGGAGGCCCAGAGAGCTGAAGAGGTAGGCAGGTGGAGTGGTGAGTGAATGAGGTCAGGGTTCTTGAGGTTTAGTAGCACAATTGGTACATGTTTCCATCAAGGTGGCTGTGAGTCTGGAATGGTCAGAAGTAAGACTTGAAATGAGGTGTGTGTTCTCCTGAGACAGAGGAGCAGCAACAGCTGCACTCATCCTGCTGTCGGACTGAGCACTGCGGCCCTGCACCTAGGCTTGGTACTCTGCTCCTGGCGCCCGGCATAGCTTCCCATGCACCCTAGCTCCTTCTAGTATGTAGAGATGGTGGGTAATGAGGCTGTGTGCTGCCAGATGTCCTGAGGCCGTGAATGAGGGGTGAGTAGCCAGGGCCCGTTCCTACAGCATACTGGTGCCatctctgctgcctgctgcccacaGTTTGTTGTTGGCCACGTGACTCCTGGGTTCCTACAGATGCTTTTTTAGCTGTCTACTTTCAGACCTGTGACAGGAAATCTTGCGCCTAATCTTCAGTCCCCTCATGTCtacctccagcctctgctctccCCACAAGGCCAGGTTCTTGTCACCTCCACCTTCCCTTTgctatgacaccctcttctgtcatcTGTCTAGAACCCTTTCTGATTGTTCACCTCCAGTGTGTCCAGTTtcccaaattgtcagaaacaatTTCTGCTCCCCTCTCCATTTGTGGACCTTACCCAGGGCCCTATCATGGCTGCCATGCCCAGATGTCACCCTCTTCTCTGGAGGGGGGTGTCTGGTCTCGCCTGTGCATCTGTGCTTCCTCCCGTTTGTGTGTCTGGAAGCTGCAGCCTGGTTTCTGAGTCCAGACCGTGCCAGGTGGTAAGACTGCTTAGAGGAATGATcgtgggcaggggtgggagtggctGTCGATGAACCTGGTCTGGAGTGACAATACTGTGGCCTTTGCAATGACGGCATCACTTGCTGGGGCTCAGTCCACTCTGATTCAGCAAGTTCAAAGAGGACAGAAAAACCAG
This region includes:
- the Slc12a7 gene encoding solute carrier family 12 member 7 isoform X1; this encodes MSQRFVVTPAQSGMGDAGPRAEGGGSQSLCLDPDPDPEPDPDPSLVAALKTQEVDALPILRYCREPSRYGDGNPRENSPFINNVEVERESYFEGKNMALFEEEMDSNPMVSSLLNKLANYTNLSQGVVEHEEDEDSRRREIKAPRMGTFIGVYLPCLQNILGVILFLRLTWIVGAAGVLESFLIVSMCCTCTMLTAISMSAIATNGVVPAGGSYYMISRSLGPEFGGAVGLCFYLGTTFAGAMYILGTIEIFLTYISPSAAIFQAETADGEAAALLNNMRVYGSCALAFMTIVVFVGVKYVNKLALVFLACVVLSILAIYAGVIKTAFAPPDIPVCLLGNRTLAKRSFETCAKMQAVSNGTVTTALWRLFCNGSSLSATCDEYFVQNNVTEIQGIPGVASGVFLDNLWSTYSDKGAFVEKKGVFSVPVSEESRPGGLPYVLTDIMTYFTMLVGIYFPSVTGIMAGSNRSGDLKDAQKSIPTGTILAIVTTSFIYLSCIVLFGACIEGVVLRDKFGEALQGNLVIGMLAWPSPWVIVIGSFFSTCGAGLQSLTGAPRLLQAIARDGIIPFLQVFGHGKANGEPTWALLLTALICETGILIASLDSVAPILSMFFLMCYMFVNLACAVQTLLRTPNWRPRFKFYHWTLSFLGMSLCLALMFICSWYYALFAMLIAGCIYKYIEYRGAEKEWGDGIRGLSLNAARYALLRVEHGPPHTKNWRPQVLVMLNLDSEQCVKHPRLLSFTSQLKAGKGLTIVGSVLEGTYLDKHVEAQRAEENIRSLMGAEKTKGFCQLVVSSNLRDGASHLIQSAGLGGMKHNTVLMAWPEAWKQADNPFSWKNFVDTVRDTTAAHQALLVAKNIDLFPQNQERFSDGNIDVWWIVHDGGMLMLLPFLLRQHKVWRKCRMRIFTVAQVDDNSIQMKKDLQMFLYHLRISAEVEVVEMVENDISAFTYEKTLMMEQRSQMLKQMQLSKNEREREAQLIHDRNTASHTTAAARTQAPPTPDKVQMTWTKEKLIAEKHRNKDTSASGFKDLFSLKPEWGNLDQSNVRRMHTAVKLNGVVLSKSQDAQLVLLNMPGPPKNRQGDENYMEFLEVLTEGLNRVLLVRGGGREVITIYS
- the Slc12a7 gene encoding solute carrier family 12 member 7 isoform X2, producing MSQRFVVTPAQSGMGDAGPRAEGGGSQSLCLDPDPDPEPDPDPSLVAALKTQEVDALPILRYCREPSRYGDGNPRENSPFINNVEVERESYFEGKNMALFEEEMDSNPMVSSLLNKLANYTNLSQGVVEHEEDEDSRRREIKAPRMGTFIGVYLPCLQNILGVILFLRLTWIVGAAGVLESFLIVSMCCTCTMLTAISMSAIATNGVVPAGGSYYMISRSLGPEFGGAVGLCFYLGTTFAGAMYILGTIEIFLTYISPSAAIFQAETADGEAAALLNNMRVYGSCALAFMTIVVFVGVKYVNKLALVFLACVVLSILAIYAGVIKTAFAPPDIPVCLLGNRTLAKRSFETCAKMQAVSNGTVTTALWRLFCNGSSLSATCDEYFVQNNVTEIQGIPGVASGVFLDNLWSTYSDKGAFVEKKGVFSVPVSEESRPGGLPYVLTDIMTYFTMLVGIYFPSVTGIMAGSNRSGDLKDAQKSIPTGTILAIVTTSFIYLSCIVLFGACIEGVVLRDKFGEALQGNLVIGMLAWPSPWVIVIGSFFSTCGAGLQSLTGAPRLLQAIARDGIIPFLQVFGHGKANGEPTWALLLTALICETGILIASLDSVAPILSMFFLMCYMFVNLACAVQTLLRTPNWRPRFKFYHWTLSFLGMSLCLALMFICSWYYALFAMLIAGCIYKYIEYRGAEKEWGDGIRGLSLNAARYALLRVEHGPPHTKNWRPQVLVMLNLDSEQCVKHPRLLSFTSQLKAGKGLTIVGSVLEGTYLDKHVEAQRAEENIRSLMGAEKTKGFCQLVVSSNLRDGASHLIQSAGLGGMKHNTVLMAWPEAWKQADNPFSWKNFVDTVRDTTAAHQALLVAKNIDLFPQNQERFSDGNIDVWWIVHDGGMLMLLPFLLRQHKVWRKCRMRIFTVAQVDDNSIQMKKDLQMFLYHLRISAEVEVVEMVENDISAFTYEKTLMMEQRSQMLKQMQLSKNEREREAQLIHDRNTASHTTAAARTQAPPTPDKVQMTWTKEKLIAEKHRNKDTSASGFKDLFSLKPDQSNVRRMHTAVKLNGVVLSKSQDAQLVLLNMPGPPKNRQGDENYMEFLEVLTEGLNRVLLVRGGGREVITIYS
- the Slc12a7 gene encoding solute carrier family 12 member 7 isoform X3, which translates into the protein MPTNFTVVPVEARADGAGDEAAERTEELGSPESADPACPTSGDGNPRENSPFINNVEVERESYFEGKNMALFEEEMDSNPMVSSLLNKLANYTNLSQGVVEHEEDEDSRRREIKAPRMGTFIGVYLPCLQNILGVILFLRLTWIVGAAGVLESFLIVSMCCTCTMLTAISMSAIATNGVVPAGGSYYMISRSLGPEFGGAVGLCFYLGTTFAGAMYILGTIEIFLTYISPSAAIFQAETADGEAAALLNNMRVYGSCALAFMTIVVFVGVKYVNKLALVFLACVVLSILAIYAGVIKTAFAPPDIPVCLLGNRTLAKRSFETCAKMQAVSNGTVTTALWRLFCNGSSLSATCDEYFVQNNVTEIQGIPGVASGVFLDNLWSTYSDKGAFVEKKGVFSVPVSEESRPGGLPYVLTDIMTYFTMLVGIYFPSVTGIMAGSNRSGDLKDAQKSIPTGTILAIVTTSFIYLSCIVLFGACIEGVVLRDKFGEALQGNLVIGMLAWPSPWVIVIGSFFSTCGAGLQSLTGAPRLLQAIARDGIIPFLQVFGHGKANGEPTWALLLTALICETGILIASLDSVAPILSMFFLMCYMFVNLACAVQTLLRTPNWRPRFKFYHWTLSFLGMSLCLALMFICSWYYALFAMLIAGCIYKYIEYRGAEKEWGDGIRGLSLNAARYALLRVEHGPPHTKNWRPQVLVMLNLDSEQCVKHPRLLSFTSQLKAGKGLTIVGSVLEGTYLDKHVEAQRAEENIRSLMGAEKTKGFCQLVVSSNLRDGASHLIQSAGLGGMKHNTVLMAWPEAWKQADNPFSWKNFVDTVRDTTAAHQALLVAKNIDLFPQNQERFSDGNIDVWWIVHDGGMLMLLPFLLRQHKVWRKCRMRIFTVAQVDDNSIQMKKDLQMFLYHLRISAEVEVVEMVENDISAFTYEKTLMMEQRSQMLKQMQLSKNEREREAQLIHDRNTASHTTAAARTQAPPTPDKVQMTWTKEKLIAEKHRNKDTSASGFKDLFSLKPEWGNLDQSNVRRMHTAVKLNGVVLSKSQDAQLVLLNMPGPPKNRQGDENYMEFLEVLTEGLNRVLLVRGGGREVITIYS